The following proteins are co-located in the Gorilla gorilla gorilla isolate KB3781 chromosome 18, NHGRI_mGorGor1-v2.1_pri, whole genome shotgun sequence genome:
- the LAT gene encoding linker for activation of T-cells family member 1 isoform X1 yields the protein MEEAILVPCVLGLLLLPILAMLMALCVHCHRLPGSYDSTSSDSLYPRGIQFKRPHTVAPWPPAYPPVTSYPPLSQPDLLPIPRSPQPLGGSHRTPSSRRDSDGANSVASYENEGASGIRGAQAGQGVWGPSWTRLTPVSLPPEPACEDADEDEDDYHNPGYLVVLPDSTPATSTAAPSAPALSTPGIRDSAFSMESIDDYVNVPESGESAEASLDGSREYVNVSQELHPGAAKTEPAALSSQEAEEVEEEGAPDYENLQELN from the exons ATGGAGGAGGCCATCCTGGTCCCCTGCGTGCTGGGGCTCCTGCTGCTGCCCATCCTGGCCATGTTGATGGCACTGTGTGTGCACTGCCACAGACTGCCAG GCTCCTACGACAGCACATCCTCAGATAG TTTGTATCCAAGGGGCATCCAGTTCAAACGGCCTC ACACGGTTGCCCCCTGGCCACCTGCCTACCCGCCTGTCACCTCCTACCCACCCCTGAGCCAGCCAGACCTGCTCCCCATCCC AAGATCCCCGCAGCCCCTCGGGGGCTCCCACCGGACGCCATCTTCCCGGCGGGATTCTGATGGTG CCAACAGTGTGGCGAGCTACGAGAACGAGGGTGCGTCTGGGATCCGAGGTGCCCAGGCTGGGCAGGGAGTCTGGGGTCCGTCCTGGACTAGGCTGACCCCTGTGTCGTTACCCCCAGAACCAGCCTGTGAGGATgcggatgaggatgaggatgactATCACAACCCGGGCTACCT GGTGGTGCTTCCTGACAGCACCCCGGCCACTAGCACTGCTGCCCCATCAGCTCCTGCACTCAGCACCCCTGGCATCCGAGACAGTGCCTTCTCCA TGGAGTCCATTGATGATTACGTGAATGTTCCGGAGAGTGGGGAGAGCGCAGAAGCGTCTCTGG ATGGCAGCCGGGAGTATGTGAATGTGTCCCAGGAACTGCATCCTGGAGCGGCTAAGACTGAGCCTG CCGCCCTGagttcccaggaggcagaggaagtgGAGGAAGAGGGGGCTCCAGATTACGAGAATCTGCAGGAGCTGAACTGA
- the LAT gene encoding linker for activation of T-cells family member 1 isoform X4, producing MEEAILVPCVLGLLLLPILAMLMALCVHCHRLPGSYDSTSSDSLYPRGIQFKRPHTVAPWPPAYPPVTSYPPLSQPDLLPIPSPQPLGGSHRTPSSRRDSDGANSVASYENEEPACEDADEDEDDYHNPGYLVVLPDSTPATSTAAPSAPALSTPGIRDSAFSMESIDDYVNVPESGESAEASLDGSREYVNVSQELHPGAAKTEPAALSSQEAEEVEEEGAPDYENLQELN from the exons ATGGAGGAGGCCATCCTGGTCCCCTGCGTGCTGGGGCTCCTGCTGCTGCCCATCCTGGCCATGTTGATGGCACTGTGTGTGCACTGCCACAGACTGCCAG GCTCCTACGACAGCACATCCTCAGATAG TTTGTATCCAAGGGGCATCCAGTTCAAACGGCCTC ACACGGTTGCCCCCTGGCCACCTGCCTACCCGCCTGTCACCTCCTACCCACCCCTGAGCCAGCCAGACCTGCTCCCCATCCC ATCCCCGCAGCCCCTCGGGGGCTCCCACCGGACGCCATCTTCCCGGCGGGATTCTGATGGTG CCAACAGTGTGGCGAGCTACGAGAACGAGG AACCAGCCTGTGAGGATgcggatgaggatgaggatgactATCACAACCCGGGCTACCT GGTGGTGCTTCCTGACAGCACCCCGGCCACTAGCACTGCTGCCCCATCAGCTCCTGCACTCAGCACCCCTGGCATCCGAGACAGTGCCTTCTCCA TGGAGTCCATTGATGATTACGTGAATGTTCCGGAGAGTGGGGAGAGCGCAGAAGCGTCTCTGG ATGGCAGCCGGGAGTATGTGAATGTGTCCCAGGAACTGCATCCTGGAGCGGCTAAGACTGAGCCTG CCGCCCTGagttcccaggaggcagaggaagtgGAGGAAGAGGGGGCTCCAGATTACGAGAATCTGCAGGAGCTGAACTGA
- the LAT gene encoding linker for activation of T-cells family member 1 isoform X2: MEEAILVPCVLGLLLLPILAMLMALCVHCHRLPGSYDSTSSDSLYPRGIQFKRPHTVAPWPPAYPPVTSYPPLSQPDLLPIPSPQPLGGSHRTPSSRRDSDGANSVASYENEGASGIRGAQAGQGVWGPSWTRLTPVSLPPEPACEDADEDEDDYHNPGYLVVLPDSTPATSTAAPSAPALSTPGIRDSAFSMESIDDYVNVPESGESAEASLDGSREYVNVSQELHPGAAKTEPAALSSQEAEEVEEEGAPDYENLQELN; encoded by the exons ATGGAGGAGGCCATCCTGGTCCCCTGCGTGCTGGGGCTCCTGCTGCTGCCCATCCTGGCCATGTTGATGGCACTGTGTGTGCACTGCCACAGACTGCCAG GCTCCTACGACAGCACATCCTCAGATAG TTTGTATCCAAGGGGCATCCAGTTCAAACGGCCTC ACACGGTTGCCCCCTGGCCACCTGCCTACCCGCCTGTCACCTCCTACCCACCCCTGAGCCAGCCAGACCTGCTCCCCATCCC ATCCCCGCAGCCCCTCGGGGGCTCCCACCGGACGCCATCTTCCCGGCGGGATTCTGATGGTG CCAACAGTGTGGCGAGCTACGAGAACGAGGGTGCGTCTGGGATCCGAGGTGCCCAGGCTGGGCAGGGAGTCTGGGGTCCGTCCTGGACTAGGCTGACCCCTGTGTCGTTACCCCCAGAACCAGCCTGTGAGGATgcggatgaggatgaggatgactATCACAACCCGGGCTACCT GGTGGTGCTTCCTGACAGCACCCCGGCCACTAGCACTGCTGCCCCATCAGCTCCTGCACTCAGCACCCCTGGCATCCGAGACAGTGCCTTCTCCA TGGAGTCCATTGATGATTACGTGAATGTTCCGGAGAGTGGGGAGAGCGCAGAAGCGTCTCTGG ATGGCAGCCGGGAGTATGTGAATGTGTCCCAGGAACTGCATCCTGGAGCGGCTAAGACTGAGCCTG CCGCCCTGagttcccaggaggcagaggaagtgGAGGAAGAGGGGGCTCCAGATTACGAGAATCTGCAGGAGCTGAACTGA
- the LAT gene encoding linker for activation of T-cells family member 1 isoform X3, protein MEEAILVPCVLGLLLLPILAMLMALCVHCHRLPGSYDSTSSDSLYPRGIQFKRPHTVAPWPPAYPPVTSYPPLSQPDLLPIPRSPQPLGGSHRTPSSRRDSDGANSVASYENEEPACEDADEDEDDYHNPGYLVVLPDSTPATSTAAPSAPALSTPGIRDSAFSMESIDDYVNVPESGESAEASLDGSREYVNVSQELHPGAAKTEPAALSSQEAEEVEEEGAPDYENLQELN, encoded by the exons ATGGAGGAGGCCATCCTGGTCCCCTGCGTGCTGGGGCTCCTGCTGCTGCCCATCCTGGCCATGTTGATGGCACTGTGTGTGCACTGCCACAGACTGCCAG GCTCCTACGACAGCACATCCTCAGATAG TTTGTATCCAAGGGGCATCCAGTTCAAACGGCCTC ACACGGTTGCCCCCTGGCCACCTGCCTACCCGCCTGTCACCTCCTACCCACCCCTGAGCCAGCCAGACCTGCTCCCCATCCC AAGATCCCCGCAGCCCCTCGGGGGCTCCCACCGGACGCCATCTTCCCGGCGGGATTCTGATGGTG CCAACAGTGTGGCGAGCTACGAGAACGAGG AACCAGCCTGTGAGGATgcggatgaggatgaggatgactATCACAACCCGGGCTACCT GGTGGTGCTTCCTGACAGCACCCCGGCCACTAGCACTGCTGCCCCATCAGCTCCTGCACTCAGCACCCCTGGCATCCGAGACAGTGCCTTCTCCA TGGAGTCCATTGATGATTACGTGAATGTTCCGGAGAGTGGGGAGAGCGCAGAAGCGTCTCTGG ATGGCAGCCGGGAGTATGTGAATGTGTCCCAGGAACTGCATCCTGGAGCGGCTAAGACTGAGCCTG CCGCCCTGagttcccaggaggcagaggaagtgGAGGAAGAGGGGGCTCCAGATTACGAGAATCTGCAGGAGCTGAACTGA